From the Phycisphaerae bacterium genome, one window contains:
- a CDS encoding FG-GAP repeat protein: MRSSHLSRPGSVEPRAGREGEGRGARAWKTRGGGDTAIVGAYHNDDAGDGSGSAYIFRRDQGGADNWGQIRKLTASDAAAGDEFGLSVSISGATAIVGARGNDDAGIDSGSAYIFLVVSIPGDFDSDGDVDAGDYATFEACATGPAIPYDPEHLPEGCWLTADASHIIPADFDGDRDVDASDFGIFQRCYSGTEPADPDCAK, translated from the coding sequence GTGCGATCGTCGCACCTGAGCCGGCCGGGCTCGGTGGAGCCGCGCGCAGGGCGCGAGGGCGAGGGTCGCGGAGCGAGGGCGTGGAAGACACGGGGAGGCGGCGACACCGCCATCGTGGGGGCGTACCATAACGATGACGCCGGCGATGGTTCCGGCTCGGCGTACATCTTCCGGCGCGACCAGGGGGGGGCGGACAACTGGGGCCAAATCAGGAAGCTCACCGCCTCCGACGCCGCGGCTGGCGACGAGTTCGGGCTTTCCGTCTCCATCAGCGGCGCCACCGCCATCGTGGGGGCGAGGGGGAACGATGACGCCGGCATCGATTCCGGCTCGGCGTACATCTTCCTCGTTGTTTCCATCCCCGGCGATTTCGACTCCGACGGCGACGTGGATGCCGGGGATTATGCCACGTTCGAAGCCTGCGCGACCGGTCCGGCGATCCCGTACGATCCTGAGCATCTGCCGGAAGGCTGCTGGCTCACTGCGGACGCGTCGCACATCATCCCCGCCGACTTCGACGGCGACCGCGACGTGGACGCCTCTGACTTCGGCATCTTCCAGCGGTGTTACAGCGGGACGGAACCGGCAGACCCGGATTGTGCGAAGTGA